A single Tuberibacillus sp. Marseille-P3662 DNA region contains:
- a CDS encoding YhcN/YlaJ family sporulation lipoprotein, with protein MKLGKLIASLIVMTLIMSGCQNLNNGQVRESVNEKQDQDPTRDVTYNTPEQLQQQSQQEIDNGDFGYVHYARNEGETNALDSDNIPKLDKKSLADMITRVELSMPEIHDVATLVTDQYVLIGYKTTNDDEQEAATQVKTSALSVVPNYYKIYISDAGDAQERISRFKDLNSTRENVGNWLNDMISEMKSQPQGKVMKNNTPGKEMRENLTKNPASNSGMDETERKKEGNNTQHDIEDKPEFSKDNSESAK; from the coding sequence ATGAAGCTAGGAAAACTCATCGCGAGTTTGATCGTCATGACATTGATCATGAGCGGCTGCCAAAATTTGAACAACGGACAGGTCCGTGAGAGTGTCAATGAAAAACAAGACCAAGATCCAACTCGGGATGTTACCTACAATACACCAGAGCAATTACAACAGCAAAGCCAACAGGAAATCGACAACGGTGATTTTGGTTATGTTCACTATGCCCGTAATGAAGGCGAAACGAACGCACTTGATTCAGACAATATTCCGAAACTGGACAAAAAAAGTCTCGCTGATATGATTACCCGTGTGGAATTATCGATGCCTGAAATTCATGATGTTGCAACACTTGTGACCGATCAATATGTCTTAATTGGTTACAAAACAACCAATGATGACGAACAAGAGGCAGCGACTCAAGTTAAAACAAGTGCTCTTTCTGTCGTTCCTAATTATTATAAGATCTATATCTCTGATGCAGGGGATGCCCAAGAAAGAATTTCCCGGTTCAAAGACTTAAATAGTACAAGAGAAAATGTTGGCAACTGGTTAAACGATATGATAAGCGAAATGAAATCACAGCCACAAGGGAAAGTGATGAAAAATAACACACCTGGTAAAGAGATGCGTGAGAATTTGACCAAGAATCCCGCATCTAATTCAGGAATGGATGAAACCGAACGAAAGAAGGAAGGCAATAATACGCAACATGATATTGAAGATAAACCAGAATTCTCTAAGGATAATTCTGAAAGCGCTAAGTAA